Below is a window of bacterium DNA.
AGATGGACTCGTTGGGCACATACTCCGCTTCATAGGGATAGAACTGCATGCGCTGCTTGACAGGATCATACCAGCGCGCCTGAAGCAGGGGCGAATCCCATTTGACATCGCGAGTCGGTACCGGCCAGTTCTTGATGTACTGCTGGGTATACTGGACGCCGCTTTTAAGGCTGTGGTGCTTGGTCGCCTGCCAGGTCAGGTCGTACTTGGTCGTCATAAGATGGGTGAAATATTCGGAGTGGCTGCGATCCTGCCCACCGGCAGAAAAGCCGCCGACACTGCCGCCATACTGGGTGCTGACGTAACGCGGATCGAAGGGATCCTTGTAAAGATAATAGCCGTTCCAGTTATCGGTATAGGAAAATTTGAGTTCCTGAAAGGCGCTGCGGCTGATGGCGTGGTTGATCTTGAAGGAGTACATCGCGTTGCGGTTGTGGCTCTTGCCATAGGCGTCGGGATTGTATTTGTAGCTGTGCCTGTAGCCCTGGCCCTCGGACTTTTCCAGGGTGTAGGTGGCCGCCATGCGCATATTTTTAATCAGATTGAAGGAGAGCTTGCCAAAGAGGGAGTAGTTCTCGCTTTCGCTCATCGGAACGACGGCGCTGTCGCCGGTGTGCTCGGAGTAAAAGCGCACGCCGTTGATCCAGACGTCCCAGGGCGTGATATCGGCGCCGGCAATGTTACTCTCGGCCATATTGCTGTAGTTGGTCACATCGAATCGGCGGATACCATTGAGATAACCCTGATCGTTCTGATAGCGGAGGTTGGCAAGGAAGTTGATCTTGCCTCTCCACACCGGTCCCTCGAGCTGGGCCTTGTAATCCTGAATCCGGTTTACTTCGGAGGCTTTGAGGCCGATATAGACGCCATCGGACTTGGGCAAGTAGTTGCCGAGGTTGGCGCTGACCGAACCGTGGAACTGGTCGGCACCGTCCTTGGTGACCATGTTGACGATACCACTCATGGCCTTGCCATACTCGGCGTTGAAGGTGCCGGTGATGACCTCGAGGTCCTGGACCACTTCCTTTTCCAACTGGATGGTGCTGCCTTCACCATAGAGGGTCTCATCGACCTGCATGCCGTCGATGAGATAGGAAACTTCATTGGAGCGGCCACCGCGGAAATGGCCGCCGACGACGCCGGCCTGCAGTTCGATGACCTGGGAGACCTCCTGGACCGGCATCATGGAGATCTGGTCCGAGGAGACATTCTTGATCGAGCTGGTCTGGTCTTTCTTGATCGAAATCTTGGAGGCTGTGACCACCACCTCCTGCCCCTGGATCACGGTTTCGTGCAGGCGGATGGGGACATCAAAGGTGCGGTTTGTCGAGACCTGGGCTTCGACGCGTGCCGATTCATAGCCCACCATACGCACAAGCATGGTGTATTTGCCCGGGCTGACGTTGATGATATAGAAATCGCCATTGAGGTCGCTCACTGCGCCAAGGCTGGTGCCTTCGAGGATGATGTTGGCGCCATAGAGGGGCTCACCCTTGACCGCGTCGGTTATGCGGCCGGTTATTTTGCCGGTTGTTTGTGTCCAGGCGGACGTCGTGATGAGCAGAAGGAGCAGGAGCAGCGGGAATTTGCGGAAACCCATGACCTTACCTCACATTCGGGTGAACAAGGAGTGGGAACTGGATTTTCACAGGCATGCGATACACGCTCTCGGGGGAGAGGGCGGCCTATGCAGGGTGCCGGCGCGGGGGAGGAACAGCTGCGGTCAGGGCATCCCGGCGGGCTGGACCGGCCGCGCTTGGTTTTTTTTGTATAAAAACTTACCGGGGTTAAGCTAAGGATTATTTGCGGAAAAATCAACAGGAAAATCGTTTATTTTAGATCCTTCAAGGCGGATGGGGAAAACATCGAGGCGTTTATAGCCGTCAGGGCTGGCAGTTGTCTCTGCCATACATAAAAACTGGACAAGACCTTGCACGCGCCATCCCGCGCCCGGGCGGGTGCACCTGATAGAAAAAAATCCCACCCCGCCAAAATGCGGGATGGGATACTCTGATCGTCACCCTGATCTTTGGTCTACTTGAGCAAGATCATGTTACCGTGCTGGACCCAGTCGGGCGTGATGATGCGGAAGAAATAGTTGCCCGAAGGCAAATCCTTGGCATCAAATCGCACAAAATGACGCCCCGCCTCCTGCCGCCCCGAGGCCAGTTGTACAATTTTTTGCCCCGCCAGATTAAGGATATCGATCGCGACCAGCGTCGATTTTTTCAGCGAGTACTCGATCGTTGTCGAGGGGTTGAAGGGATTGGGGTAATTGAAGGCGATTTCCATGATATCGATCTGCGGCACCTTGGGCTGGATTACCTCGACGGTTCGTTTCTGAGCGAAGAGCCATTTCGCCAGTTGGGGCAGAGCCAGGCTCTGTGACCAGATGGCATGTCCCTTGCCGGCATACTCGGTATAGAGCAGCGGGGCGTTGAGGTTGACCTTGTCGGTGAGCACGCTGTCCGTCATACGGGCATTGGTTCCGTAACGGTAATTGAATTCGGTGAAAACGCAGGCGCGATCGGAGTGGATCAGGGCCTCGACCATCTCTCGAGAGGCGCGCACCGGCACCGTGGCATCCTCGCTGCCATGAAAGATCCACAGGGGCATGTTGCGCAGGGCGCAGGCACATGAGGAATCGGCCCCGCCGCACATCGGCACCGCTGCCGCAAAACGGGCGGGATATCGCGAGATCAGATCCCAGGTCCCGTAACCGCCCATAGAGAGACCGATTACATAGAGACGGTCGGTATTGATGGGGAACTCGCGCGTCAGCGAGTCGAGCAGATTGCTCACCGTCAGCAGTTCATCGCTGATGCCGACGGCTCCGATACTGTAGCTACCCTTGCTCCAGTCGGTATTCACCCACTGGCGGTCGGCGGGACACTGCGGCACAACGATAAAACAGGGATTCCGGGCCTGCAGGGCGCTATCGGCCCAAACTGTTCCCAAGGCGTTGGCCTTGAGCTGAAGCTCATTATCCTTGCCGCGTTCGCCGGCGCCATGCAGCGCCAGGATCAGCGGATAGGTCCTGCTCGCATCGTACCGCTCCGGAATGAACAGCCGGTACGGGAGCGTAGTCTTGTACGTATGGGAACGTTTGAGGAATTTCGCAGCGAGAGCGGATTCACTTGCAGCAAAACCAGCAGAAACACCACAGACCAGCCCCACCGCCACAACCACCCACCACAGTCTGAATCGTACCATCAATCTTCCTTCACGCTATACCCTGGAGAGTTCGCTACTTTGAAGCCGGGCTGATGAAGTCTTGGCAGAATGGGTCTCTTACATGCGCCGTGCCGAAGACCCTGGGCACGCCCAGAGCGATTCGAACGCTCGACCTACGGATTAGAAGTCCGTTGCTCTATCCAGCTGAGCTATGGGCGCATATACTGTTAATAATTTAGTCATTCCAGCGCAACAAGACAAGCTTTTTTTTGCTATTCCGGCAAATATAGATGTTTTTTATGAAGCAGATCACAATAGATAGAAATGCGGGGGCCTTGTTCAACTATTGAACAAAAAACAGCCTCAGCGCAGCAGGATGAGGCGCCGTGTCTCCACCCGCCGCTCCCATTCGAGCCGGTAGAAATAGACGCCACTGGCCATCCCAGCGCCATCCAGGGCGACACGATATTCGCCCGCTGGCTGCAAGCCTTCAGCCAGCGTCGCCACCTCCTGACCGGCTAAATTGAAGAGCCGCAGCCAGACTCGTCCCCGCCCGGGCAAGCAGTACCGGATCGAAGTGCCCTGGTTGAAGGGATTGGGGTAATTCTGGCAAAGGACGAATTCGAGGCCCTTCTCCACTGCTTCCGCCCCGTCGACCGCTGCGAGGTTCCAGAGGTGGTTATTGATCCAGAGTGTGCGACCGCGAATCCAGGATTTGATCCGGCTCAGTTCCTCGGCATAGCTGTGGTCCATCGAGGGTTCGGGCCAGCGTTTTAGATCCCGGGCGCGGGCCTCAGCCAGCGTGTCGGCGATCAGATCGATCCGCCGGTCAAGCGTATCCGGATGTAGAACAGTGCGACTTAGCGCCGCCCAGCGGATCTTGACCTTTTCGGCGAAATAGCGGTCATGGCCAAGAAGATTCCACCAGAATGGCACCTTAGGCCAATCGCCCGGGTGATAGGCATCGTGATCGATCTCCCATTCATCGACGCGGCCGGCGTCCTCCGCATACCATGCCTTGCCGAGGGTAAGATTGAAATCCCAGATCGGCCCGGCGTTGAGTTTGCCGCCCTTGCTGTCCCGATCCTTATACATAAAGGTGCTGATGCGATAGGCATCGACATTCTTGAAGAATTCACTGAGAATAAAATGATCGACAAAGGAAGAAATATCGATGTAACGGGGATAACCAAACGAGGTATCACCACGTGTAGGCATCAGCATCACCGATTCGAAGACATTCATCCAGCCCTTGAGGTAGCCTTTCTGGGCGGCCACCAGATCATCGGCTTTGGGATCATGATACTGATAAAAGAGACCCTGCATCGAGGTCCAGCCCGCGGTCTGCTCGCCCTCCTCCTTATCAAACTTCCAGATATAACCGCCGGTCAGGGCATCGCCGGTCACATCCGCTGTGCTCATCTCGGTGATGGCAACCCGGTTTTTATCTTGCTTGATCTTTTCCATGAAAACATAGACACCGCGGTAGTTGTTGTTGAGCACCAGTTCGCAGTATTGGACACGGGGCGCATAACGGCCGATTTCATTGGAGATGCGATAGGCGAGAACATTGCGCATCAGCGATTGATCATCATAAGAGGCATATAGGATCCAGTCGTTCTCTTTCGGCATGCCCAGGAGGGATACATTGCGATTATTGCCGCTGGCGTCGACGGTCTCGAGCCGGTAGCCCTTTTTGGGATAGGCCATGGAGGAGCTGCCGCGCAATTCGATATCGATGAGGCCGTCGTATTGGTTGGCAGGATCGGTGATGGCGTTACGCTTGCTTTTGCCGTTGTAAGTAATCTTCATCGTGGCTCGGATACGGGTCAGATCGGGAATCTCCTTGCCGCCGGTGTCGATCCGGATGATGGGAAGGTTGGAACTGGTGAATGCCACCCCGGTCGTCTGGGCGCTGAGGGACGAAAAAGTCAGAAGGGCAAGGCCTGTCACCCAAACCCAGGCAGATCCGCCGCCGGTTGCGATCAAACGGCGAATCACCCTGCAAGCGCCCCTGCGGATGGAGGGGCTGGACTCCTTGCGCATGCTGAACATAACGGAATTCCTGTTTTGGTAGCGCTGACGCCTGCGGATTCTAGAGGGTTTTTGAAGACTCCCGGACGACCAACTCCGTTGGCAGCAGAATCTGCTCGGGCGGCAGCAGGGCCGGGGATTCGATGTTGCGGATGAGGATCTCTGCAGCACGACGGCCGATCTCCTTCTGCGGCGCCCGGATGGTCGTCAGCGGTACCGGATAGAGTTTGGCATAATCGATGTCATCGTTGCCAATAATGGAGATATCATCAGGTACCCGAATGCCGAGCTCACGCAGGGCCGACAGCACGGCCATGGCCTGTTGATCGTTGAAGCAAACAATCGCCGTCGGGTACTCCTCCCGGCGCAATTTTTTGAACCAGACGAGGGTATTGTGAAAGCTCTCCTCATGCCGGGAACCGATGGAAACAATCATTGCCGGATTGAAGGCCAGCGTAGTCTCGCTGAAGGCATAGCGGAAACCCTCGATGCGCTCCTGGGTGTGAGCGGATTGGGGGGGACCAGCAAAATGGACGATCCGGCGATGACCGCCCTCAATCAGGTAGCTGACCGCCTGGCGTATCGCCTTTATGTTGTCGATCATCACTGCATTGGCTTGGATCCCCTTGACCTCCTCGAGCAGGACAAAGGGATAATTGATCATCTTGAGCTTGAAGAGGTGTTCGATCTCCGCCTCACCCTCGACAATGGGGGCGATGATGGCGCCCTTGATATCCTTGGTGGAAAAGAGGTGGGTGAAGCGTTTCTCGCACTCGTGATCGTTCTCGGAGCTGGTGATCAGGACTTGGTAACCCCGGTTGATGGCGTATTCGCGCACGCCGGTGGCAATGGAGGTATAGAAGGGATAATTCAAATCCTTGATGATGACGCCGATGGTACGGTCCTCGCTGCCGTTCTTGAGGATTCGCGCCATCCCGCGCGGGCGGAAATTGAGTTCCTTCATTACCTCAAGGATGCGTTCGCGCGTGCGCGGTTTGACCGAGTTTTTGCCATTGAGGACCGCAGAGACGGTGCCCTTCGAGACTCCAGCGCGCGTGGCAACATCCTCGATAGTAATTCTCTTCATCTTTTCTCCGGCGTTTCCCGCTGATACAGATGCAAGCTCATAAATTGAAACGGTTCGATTTTTATTCGCAAATATACTTTTTTTTGCACGTAAAATCAACTAAATTCTTATCACAGGGCATTTTCTCCACCAGCGCTCCCCGTGCCTCTCGCTCCCACCCGTCGGGGCTCGCGTCGCGTCTGGATACGCCCCGGATGGAGTTTTCCCTTGACTTTTTTCACCCCCTTCTGTATATTTGAATCGGTTCAAAACCATAATCACCCTTTAGCGACGAGGGCGCCGATGATACGATCGAGCCGCTGTCTCAGGATTACCCTCCTGATCAGCCTTCTTCTTTGCCTCCTGGCCTGCCATACCCCAGCCATCCGCCCCCGGCCTGTGACGTACCCCAATCTCTTCACCGATTTGCTCCGGATCGAACCCGCCCAGGTGCAGGCGCGCATCGACGCCGCCTTCAACCAGCTCTTCTATGGCGACGACAGCACGCAACGCGTCTATTATCCGGCCGGTCCCGATAAGGCCTATATCGAGGATATCCTCAATAATGATGTGCGCACCGAAGGCATCTCGTACGGCATGATGATCGCTGTCCAGCTCGACAAGAAAAAAGAGTTTGATTGTCTGTGGAACTGGGCCAGGACCTACATGCAGCACCACAACGGTCCCGGCGCAGGTCTCTTCGCCTGGCACTGTCGCACCAATGGCGAAAAGCTCAGCTACAGCTCGGCATCGGACGGTGAGGAGTGGATTGTCACCGCCCTGCTCTTCGCCCATAACCGTTGGGGCAGCGGTGAGAGCCCCTACAATTATCGGCAACAGGCCCAGTTCATTCTCGATGCCATGCTCAATAAAACGGCCAAGTCCGATGAACAGCGCGTGATCACCAACATGTTCAATCGCGATCACAAGATGGTTGTCTTTGTACCCAACGGTGAGGCGGACGATTTCACCGATCCCTCCTACCATTTGCCGCACTATTATGAGCTGTGGGCGATGTGGGCCGATAAAGAGAAGGACTTCTGGCGGGCAGCCGCGGACAGCAGCCGAGCCTTCCTCAAACGGGCTGTCCACCCTCGAACCGGCCTGGCCCCGGATTATGCCCGCTTTGACGGGAGCGCTATGGATGCCCCGTGGGGTGGCGGCCACGCCGATTTCCGCTATGATGCCTGGCGCACGGCGGCCAACATCGCGGTCGACTGGATCTGGTTCGGCCGGGATGGCTGGGCGGTGACTCAATCCAACCGGCTGCTCGAATTCTTTCATGGGGAAGGGATGAAATCCTACGGCGGCCTTTACACCCTGGAGGGCCGCAAGCTCGCCGACGAGCAAAATCCCGGTCTGGTGGCCATGAATGGCACTGCAGCCCTGGCTGCGACGACCCCGCTGAGAGGCGACTTTGTCGGGGCGGTCTGGGAGATGCCGATCCCCTCCGGCCCCGGCCGCTATTATGACGGCCTGCTCTATTTGCTCGCGCTCCTCCAGATCAGCGGTCACTTCCGCGTTCTCGCACCCTGATCCGTGGACACAAAGCGATAGCCCACCTGCTGCGGCACGGGCGCAGCGCGCACATTTTTCCCTTGTTCCGGCACGTCGGGTGCCGACAGCCTGCACCAACCACACGATTGACTCATCGAGGAGACCATGATCGATTCGCTTGCTCGCTGTATCAAATCTCTGGCTGCCCTCCTGCTTTTCCTCTCCTGCACCTGCGCCCTAGCGTCGGATCCGAAGTATGTCCGCTTTGACAAAGGGCCCGGCGATTTCACGCTCGTGGAAGCCGGCAAATGCACCCCGTTTTTTGCCAGCAGCGCGGAGTATCCTGGTGTTTTGAGGGTGATGTCCAGCCTCCAGGAGGATTTGCGCAAGGTGACCGGCGCAGCGCCGGAGATCGTCCTCGACGAGGTGCCGCACTCCGGGACTCCGATTCTGATTGGCACGCTGGGCAAAAGCCCGCTCATCGACCGGATAGTGGCGGAGAAGCGACTGGATCCCACCGGGCTGGCGGGGAAATGGGAGACCTTTGTCACCCAGATTATCGAAAATCCTCTCCCTGGAATCAGTCGCGCCCTGGTGATCGCCGGAAGCGACAAGCGCGGCACGATCTACGGGCTGTACGACCTCTCCAACCAGATCGGCGTCTCGGCCTGGCATTTCTGGAGCGACGTGACTCCCCGGCATCGCGACGCCCTCTACGTGACCCCGGGCCTCCACACCCTCGGCGAGCCCAAAGTCAAATACCGCGGCATTTTTATCAATGATGAAGCCCCCGCTCTCAGCGGCTGGGCCTTTGAGAAGTTCGGCGGCTTCAACAGCCGGATGTATGAGCACGTCTTCGATCTCATTCTGCGCATGAAGGGTAACTATCTCTGGCCGGCGATGTGGGGACGCATGTTCTGTGTTGAAGATACCTTGAATCCCACCCAGGCGGACGAGTATGGTGTGGTCATCGCCACCTCCCATCATGAACCGATGATGCGTGCACACGCCGAGTGGGCGCGTTACGGCACCGGGCCGTGGAACTATGAGTCCAATGCGATGGCCCTACAGCAATTCTGGCGCGAGGGTATCCGGCGGATGGGCCGGCACGAGAGCGTGGTGACCATCGGCATGCGCGGCGATGGCGATGAGCCGATGAGCGAAGCGGCCAACATCGCCCTACTTGAGCGCATCGTCGCCGACCAGCGCCGCATCATTGCAGAAGAGACAGGCAGGCCGGCGGAAGAGACGCCGCAGGTCTGGGCGTTGTACAAAGAGGTTCAAGAGTATTACGACAAGGGGATGAAGGTGCCGGAGGATGTCACCCTACTGCTCTGCGATGACAATTGGGGCAATATCCGCAAGTTGCCGCGGCCGGGCGATCCGCCGCGCCGCGGCGGCTATGGCGTCTACTACCATTTCGACTACGTCGGTGGTCCGCGCAACTACAAGTGGCTCAATACCAATCAGGTTTCCCGCATCTGGGAACAGATGCACCTGGCCTATGAGATGGGAGCCCGGCAGATCTGGATCGTCAATGTCGGTGACATCAAACCGATGGAACTGCCCACCGAGTTCTTCTTGGACTATGCCTGGAATCCCGAGGCCTGGCCGATTGAACGTCTACCGCACTACACCCTGGATTGGGCCGCCCGCCAGTTCGGTCCCGAATACAGCACCGAAATCGCCGCGCTCCTTGAGGCTTACACCCGTTTCAACAGCCGCCGCAAGCCCGAGCTGCTCGAGCCGGGCACCTATAGTCTGAGCAACTATCAGGAATGGGAGCGTGTGGTGGCCGAGTACACCGCGCTGGCCGACAAGGCGCAAAAGTTGTACGACGGGCTTGCGCCGGAACAGCGTGACGCCTTTTATCAGATCGTCCTCCACCCTGTCACCGCTTGTGCCAACCTTAACGCGCTCTATTTCACCGTCGCCAGAAATCGCCTCTACGCGGCGCAGGGCCGCGCCCTGACCAATGCTTTGGCGGACCGCGCCGAAGTGCTCTTCGCGGAGGATGCCCGGATCTCCCGCTACTACAACACCGAACTGGCCGGTGGTAAGTGGAGCCATATGATGGACCAGACGCACATCGGCTACACGTACTGGCAGCAGCCCGACGCGAACATCATGCCGGCCGTGCAGCGGATTAGCCTTCCAGTGGCAGCGGAGATGGGAGTGGCCGTTGAGGGCTCGACGCAATGGTGGCCGCATGCTTCAGAGGCCGCTGTGCTCCCCGAACTCGATCCTCACATCAAACCTTACAGCTATATCGAACTATTCAACCGCGGGGAAGCGCCCTTCAAATACACCATCAAGCCCGGCAAAAAGTGGCTGAAGCTCGATGCCCCGCGCGGATCCGTCACCGAGGAAATGCGGATCCTGGTCTCGGCCGACTGGCGCAAGGTCCCCCCCGGACACCACCGCATCCCCCTCACCATTACAGCCCCTGACGGCCGCCGCGTGACCATCACCGTACCCTTCCACCAACCAGCCGCATCTGCAAGCGACCTGCGCAACTGCTTCATCGAGAGCGATGGCTGCGTTTCCATGGAGGCCGGGCACTATAGCCACGCTGTAAATTCAGCCGAAATGTACTGGAGTGAAATCCCCGGTCTGGGGCGCACCCTTTCTGGGATGACCCCTTTCCCGGTCACCGCCCGGTCGATGGCAGCGGACCTGCTGCGGAATGGCGCCGTTCTCATCGACGGCAAGGGCGCACTGCGGGCGCTTGAGCCCGAGACCCTGCAACCGCGGACGATTCCTCTGGATTCCCTGCCCCATCTGGAGTATCACCTTCACCTCTTCAGCGCGGGCCTGGCCAAAGTCAAAGTCTATCTTTCGCCCACCCTGGATTTTCACAACAGCGGCGGATTGCGCTATGCGGTTTCCTTCAATGATGAACCACCGCAAATCGTCAACATGCACGACCAGATGGCGTGGGAAGAATGGGTGAGCAATGCGGTCGCCGTTCAAGCCACCTCCCACACCCTAGTAGACACGGGGGCGCAGGTGCTCAAATTCTGGGCCGTCGATCCCGGCGTGGTGCTGCAACGCCTGGTGGTCGAGACCAGCGGCGCCAGGCCCAGCTATCTCGGCCCGCCCGAAACTCGCTATATTCCCGACCGCTCCGAGCACCGGTGATGACTCTTATCCAAGCGAAAGGCAATACGCATGACCGATCCGCAATGGGAACTTTTGCTGAAGGTGATCCGGGGCGAAATCATCGAACCCCTTCCCGCCGGTTTCATCATCGATTCTCCGTGGCTGCCGAACTGGTACGGCATCTCCATTCTGGATTACTTCAGCAATGACCGGCTCTGGCTCGATGCCAATCTCAAGGCGATGCAGGATTTCCCCGAGATACTCTTCCTCCCGGGTTTCTGGTCCGAGTATGGCATGTGCACCGAGCCCTCGGCCTTCGGAGTGCGCACCTATTTCCCGGCCAACGAGTTTCCACATGCACACCGGCTCCTCCATTCGACCGCCGAAATTGATGAATTGCTGCTCCCCGATCCCTCCACCGACGGCTTACTGCCCTTCGTCCTTAACCGGCTCAAGCTCGCACAACCGGAGATCGAAGCGGCAGGGCACAAGATCCGTTTCGCGGTGGCGCGCGGCCCGCTCAACATCGCCAGCTACCTCATGGGATCCACCGAATTTCTCATGGCGATGATGCTCGAGCCCGAGAAGGTCGAGCTGCTGCTGCAAAAAATCACCCGTTTTTTGCAGTCCTGGTTGCAGCTGCAGATGGCCACCTTTCCGACCATCGACGGCATTTTTCTGCTCGATGACATCATCGGCTTCATCGGCGAAAACGAGTTCAAGACCTTCGGGCTCCCCTGCTTCAAGGCGCTCTACAGTCTGCCGGTTACCGTCAAATTCCTCCACAACGACGCGGCTTGCCGGGTTTCTGCTCCCTACCTGCCGGAAATGGGGGTCAATCTTTTCAACATGGGATTCGACATCCCCCTGAATGAACTTAAAAGTCTGACGCAGAACCAGGTCACCCTGCTCGGCAATCTGCCGCCGCGGGATGTCCTGGCGGCCGGGACCCCCGAGGCCGTCGAAGCGGCCACCCGTGACCTGGTTGCGGCCCTGACCGATCGCCGGCACGTCATCCTCTCTTGCGGCGGCGGCATGCCCCCAGGGGTTCGCTCGGCTAATATTGCCGCCTTTTTGCGCGGGCGTGTTTGATCGCTTAGCCTAACGGGAGTGGTAGCGTGCAAAAAACCGCCTCTATACAGCCGGCTTTACCGACGATCACGATGCGCCGGGCTTTCATCTGCGGCCCGACGGAAAATACCGGACCGTCTATGCCGAGCACTTTGATGAATACAACGCCGCGACGCCGATACCCTTCTCGCTGGATCGCGGCGGTATGAATCCGCTCCGGATTTTTGATATCCGCGGGCACTGCGTCGATACCCTTTTCCATCAGCGTTTCGAGGCCGGTGGACACCGCATCCTCTGGCAAACCTTCGCGTTTCCCTCCGGAATCCATATCGGCCGACTCGAGTCCGGCAGTGTTTACCGGATACAGCGGCTGACCCTGCTCAAATGAACGGATGGGCCGGTTTAAAATGATAGATAATTTCTTTTTTTTTCCTTGATTTTGAAAGAGGTACTCTTTATATTTGAAACGGTTCAATAGAATCAAAACTCTTAACATTGTCCACAACTC
It encodes the following:
- a CDS encoding glycosyl hydrolase 115 family protein; this translates as MIDSLARCIKSLAALLLFLSCTCALASDPKYVRFDKGPGDFTLVEAGKCTPFFASSAEYPGVLRVMSSLQEDLRKVTGAAPEIVLDEVPHSGTPILIGTLGKSPLIDRIVAEKRLDPTGLAGKWETFVTQIIENPLPGISRALVIAGSDKRGTIYGLYDLSNQIGVSAWHFWSDVTPRHRDALYVTPGLHTLGEPKVKYRGIFINDEAPALSGWAFEKFGGFNSRMYEHVFDLILRMKGNYLWPAMWGRMFCVEDTLNPTQADEYGVVIATSHHEPMMRAHAEWARYGTGPWNYESNAMALQQFWREGIRRMGRHESVVTIGMRGDGDEPMSEAANIALLERIVADQRRIIAEETGRPAEETPQVWALYKEVQEYYDKGMKVPEDVTLLLCDDNWGNIRKLPRPGDPPRRGGYGVYYHFDYVGGPRNYKWLNTNQVSRIWEQMHLAYEMGARQIWIVNVGDIKPMELPTEFFLDYAWNPEAWPIERLPHYTLDWAARQFGPEYSTEIAALLEAYTRFNSRRKPELLEPGTYSLSNYQEWERVVAEYTALADKAQKLYDGLAPEQRDAFYQIVLHPVTACANLNALYFTVARNRLYAAQGRALTNALADRAEVLFAEDARISRYYNTELAGGKWSHMMDQTHIGYTYWQQPDANIMPAVQRISLPVAAEMGVAVEGSTQWWPHASEAAVLPELDPHIKPYSYIELFNRGEAPFKYTIKPGKKWLKLDAPRGSVTEEMRILVSADWRKVPPGHHRIPLTITAPDGRRVTITVPFHQPAASASDLRNCFIESDGCVSMEAGHYSHAVNSAEMYWSEIPGLGRTLSGMTPFPVTARSMAADLLRNGAVLIDGKGALRALEPETLQPRTIPLDSLPHLEYHLHLFSAGLAKVKVYLSPTLDFHNSGGLRYAVSFNDEPPQIVNMHDQMAWEEWVSNAVAVQATSHTLVDTGAQVLKFWAVDPGVVLQRLVVETSGARPSYLGPPETRYIPDRSEHR
- a CDS encoding uroporphyrinogen decarboxylase family protein, with translation MTDPQWELLLKVIRGEIIEPLPAGFIIDSPWLPNWYGISILDYFSNDRLWLDANLKAMQDFPEILFLPGFWSEYGMCTEPSAFGVRTYFPANEFPHAHRLLHSTAEIDELLLPDPSTDGLLPFVLNRLKLAQPEIEAAGHKIRFAVARGPLNIASYLMGSTEFLMAMMLEPEKVELLLQKITRFLQSWLQLQMATFPTIDGIFLLDDIIGFIGENEFKTFGLPCFKALYSLPVTVKFLHNDAACRVSAPYLPEMGVNLFNMGFDIPLNELKSLTQNQVTLLGNLPPRDVLAAGTPEAVEAATRDLVAALTDRRHVILSCGGGMPPGVRSANIAAFLRGRV